From the genome of Lotus japonicus ecotype B-129 chromosome 6, LjGifu_v1.2, one region includes:
- the LOC130723198 gene encoding cation/H(+) antiporter 4-like, translated as MDPNQTLFSVVTLMPQEDPSLDRIQVYNVCIQQPLKLISDGLWAHENLIPSKSSYTMLEMQILVIFFITQSFHFLLKRLGFPYLASQVLAGFLLGPSIPTGPLEAYKKMLFPFGSPDILNTISSFGYTFYLFLNSVQMDFNLITKTGKKAWVIALLNMFTPIILAGGVFVQSFNPLWTSTLGQKEADDLSVITISQSGCSFAVIACMLNELGVINSELGRLALSTAFINDLTGGMMAGLGTAFVTSVSQGYLMVARNLFLFFVYLTMIPLVGHPVMKWMVRSTPEGRPVRRIYIVAIVFVLFILSHIAKYFNQPFMSGAVILGLTVPPGPPLGSELVDRMELISTWFLSPLFVTCCAMKIDLTICGPPKFVLAVAFIIAITHVIRQAQIVAICQYCKIPARDGFCLALILSCKGIVDICSYILLFDGTQQSPTVVAVMVISVLVLGTTSRVGVKSLYDPSRKYAGYQKRNIMNLKKNSELRVVACVHKPSHMIHIKNFLQVCSPTLDNPLVVDVLHLMELIGRSSPIFIAHRLQQKTQSTPNYSGELIVIFDLFERDHAGSATANTYTAISPVSLLHEDVCNLALDKMASIIILPFHVRWTEKGLIESEDNKIRSLNHKVLERAPCSIGILVNHSSSSQNSVSYKVAMVFLGGPDDREALALAKRFASNLDNKLFVYRFVSHEHDSTNWENMIDNEELREVRGAFGKVENVTYEEKSIDDASQTTELLRDVANSKFDFIIVGRRNGVKSEMTAGLENWTEYTELGVIGDLLASPDMETKASILVVQQQQTKVLTAS; from the exons ATGGACCCCAACCAAACGTTATTCTCTGTGGTCACGTTAATGCCCCAAGAAGATCCCAGCCTGGATCGAATCCAAGTCTACAACGTGTGTATACAACAGCCACTGAAATTAATTTCAGATGGCTTGTGGGCTCATGAAAATTTGATTCCATCCAAATCTTCATACACAATGCTTGAGATGCAAATCTTGGTCATTTTCTTCATCACCCAAAGCTTCCATTTCCTCCTCAAGCGTTTAGGGTTCCCTTATTTGGCCTCCCAAGTATTGGCTGGGTTTCTGCTAGGCCCGTCAATTCCGACGGGCCCATTGGAGGCATATAAGAAGATGTTGTTCCCGTTCGGAAGCCCGGACATCCTGAACACCATCTCCTCCTTCGGCTACACCTTCTACCTCTTCCTCAACTCTGTTCAGATGGATTTCAACTTAATCACCAAGACGGGTAAAAAAGCTTGGGTCATCGCCCTCCTCAACATGTTCACCCCCATCATTCTCGCCGGCGGCGTCTTCGTCCAATCTTTCAACCCCTTATGGACCTCCACACTCGGCCAGAAGGAAGCTGATGACCTCTCCGTCATCACCATCTCCCAGAGCGGCTGCTCCTTTGCCGTCATCGCCTGCATGCTCAATGAGCTCGGCGTCATCAACTCCGAGCTCGGTCGCCTCGCGCTCTCCACCGCCTTCATCAATGACCTCACAGGTGGGATGATGGCCGGCCTCGGCACCGCCTTCGTGACCTCCGTCTCGCAGGGCTACCTCATGGTGGCCCGcaacctcttcctcttcttcgtgTACCTCACTATGATCCCTCTAGTCGGCCACCCTGTGATGAAGTGGATGGTGAGGAGCACGCCAGAGGGGCGGCCGGTGAGGAGGATATACATCGTAGCCATCGTGTTCGTGTTGTTCATACTCAGCCACATTGCGAAGTATTTCAACCAACCGTTCATGTCAGGGGCGGTGATCCTAGGGCTGACAGTCCCTCCAGGACCGCCGCTCGGGTCCGAGCTGGTCGACCGGATGGAGTTAATCTCGACGTGGTTCCTATCACCTCTCTTCGTGACGTGCTGCGCCATGAAGATAGACCTCACCATATGTGGGCCTCCCAAGTTCGTGTTGGCGGTTGCGTTCATCATCGCGATCACCCACGTGATCAGGCAAGCGCAGATCGTTGCAATCTGCCAATATTGCAAGATCCCCGCACGCGATGGTTTCTGCCTCGCTCTCATCTTGAGCTGCAAGGGCATCGTGGATATCTGCTCCTACATCCTTCTCTTCGACGGAACG CAACAATCTCCAACAGTAGTAGCAGTGATGGTGATCTCAGTGTTAGTCTTGGGAACAACCTCGCGGGTGGGTGTGAAGTCACTATATGACCCTTCAAGAAAATATGCAGGATACCAGAAAAGAAACATCATGAATCTCAAGAAAAACTCAGAGCTTCGTGTCGTAGCATGCGTCCACAAGCCAAGCCACATGATCCACATCAAGAATTTCCTCCAAGTTTGTTCTCCTACACTAGACAATCCTCTAGTGGTGGACGTTTTGCATCTCATGGAGCTCATCGGAAGAAGCTCACCCATTTTCATCGCGCATCGCCTCCAGCAAAAAACACAGTCCACACCCAACTACTCCGGCGAACTCATCGTGATCTTTGACCTCTTCGAGCGTGACCATGCCGGTTCTGCCACGGCCAACACCTACACTGCCATATCCCCAGTGTCCCTCTTGCATGAGGATGTATGTAATCTTGCACTGGACAAGATGGCGTCCATCATAATCCTCCCATTTCATGTGAGGTGGACGGAGAAGGGTTTAATCGAGTCAGAGGACAACAAAATAAGGTCATTGAACCACAAAGTTTTAGAAAGGGCACCGTGTTCGATCGGGATCCTTGTGAACCACAGTTCTTCGAGCCAAAACTCGGTgagttataaagtggcaatggtTTTTCTTGGTGGGCCGGATGATAGAGAAGCCTTGGCTTTGGCAAAGAGGTTTGCTAGCAATTTAGATAACAAGTTGTTCGTGTATCGCTTCGTTTCACACGAGCATGATTCCACAAACTGGGAAAACATGATTGACAACGAGGAATTGAGGGAGGTGCGTGGAGCTTTTGGCAAGGTTGAAAATGTTACATATGAAGAAAAATCAATAGATGATGCTTCACAAACGACAGAGTTATTGAGAGATGTGGCAAATAGTAAGTTTGATTTTATTATAGTTGGGAGAAGGAATGGGGTGAAATCTGAAATGACAGCCGGGTTGGAAAACTGGACAGAATATACAGAATTGGGGGTGATAGGGGATTTGCTTGCTTCTCCGGATATGGAGACTAAAGCTTCTATTTTAGTTGTGCAGCAACAACAAACCAAGGTTTTGACGGCATCATGA
- the LOC130723199 gene encoding F-box/kelch-repeat protein At5g26960, producing MSSERESCNSRHFTWLMKSCFPNPNHTTTTTTVAKPPQQPPTTISSLPDDIILDFLTRVPPSSLPSLSLVCRRWSHLLHSPDFSDLRRRRHLLRHSALALTATDFGLSSATLLDAKWNPSLFLPCYNAVSLETFHSLLSHARLASIGPRVFIVGRDATLRYDTWTATVTPRSTMIFPRKKFALAAVSGKLYVAGGGSRTAAVEEYDPETNTWRVVANAPRRRYGCIGASADGIFYVIGGLRIGASVNELSRAGVAAEAHAAVYASSMDLFDVEAGAWLRSRAVPGGGCVVAACAAAGRVYMLTSHAVELSFWSFDARRKCGGGGGRSGGAFGEWCRIKSPPLRAQVRVDTRMRFSCVGIGEKVVLIQLAGCGNDGRGSREGAVLVYDCATGEWGKGADLPEVYRRAAYVGVEC from the coding sequence ATGAGTTCGGAGAGAGAAAGCTGCAACTCTCGCCACTTCACATGGCTCATGAAATCTTGTTTCCCCAATCCAaaccacaccaccaccaccaccaccgtcgccaaACCACCGCAACAACCTCCCACCACCATTTCCTCCCTCCCTGACGACATCATTCTCGACTTCCTCACCCGCGTCCCACCCTCTTCCCTCCCTTCCCTCTCCCTCGTCTGCCGCCGCTGGTCCCACCTCCTCCACTCCCCCGACTTCTCCGacctccgccgccgccgccacctccTCCGCCACTCCGCCCTCGCCCTCACCGCCACCGACTTCGGCCTCTCCTCCGCCACCCTCCTCGACGCCAAATGGAACCCCTCCCTCTTCCTCCCCTGCTACAACGCCGTCTCCCTCGAGACCTTCCACTCCCTCCTCTCCCACGCGCGCCTCGCTTCCATCGGCCCCAGGGTTTTCATCGTCGGAAGAGACGCCACGCTGCGGTACGACACGTGGACGGCCACGGTCACCCCGCGGTCGACCATGATTTTCCCGCGCAAAAAATTCGCCCTCGCCGCGGTTTCCGGGAAACTCTACGTCGCCGGCGGTGGCTCGAGGACCGCCGCGGTGGAGGAGTACGATCCTGAAACCAACACATGGCGCGTGGTGGCTAACGCGCCGAGGAGGAGGTACGGCTGCATTGGCGCTTCTGCAGATGGAATCTTTTATGTGATTGGTGGGTTGAGGATTGGCGCGTCGGTGAACGAACTCTCACGCGCGGGGGTTGCTGCGGAGGCTCACGCGGCGGTTTATGCTAGCTCGATGGACTTGTTTGACGTGGAGGCGGGCGCGTGGCTTCGGAGTCGGGCGGTGCCGGGAGGTGGTTGCGTGGTGGCGGCTTGTGCTGCGGCGGGGCGCGTGTACATGTTGACGAGCCACGCGGTGGAGCTTTCGTTTTGGAGTTTCGATGCGAGGAGGAaatgtggtggcggtggtggtcgcAGTGGCGGCGCGTTTGGAGAGTGGTGCAGGATTAAGAGCCCGCCGCTGCGGGCGCAGGTTAGAGTGGACACGAGAATGAGGTTCAGTTGCGTGGGAATTGGGGAGAAGGTGGTGCTGATTCAATTGGCGGGGTGTGGGAATGATGGGAGGGGCTCAAGAGAAGGGGCTGTTTTGGTGTATGATTGCGCCACCGGAGAATGGGGCAAAGGGGCTGATTTACCGGAGGTTTATCGACGCGCCGCCTATGTGGGTGTGGAATGCTAA